The Pseudarthrobacter sulfonivorans genome includes a window with the following:
- a CDS encoding GNAT family N-acetyltransferase translates to MSPDALVEDITRLLEVWVAGWAGCRGYQTTVEGRFPAALRADTTGEWEYFAHDPSADEFAALAAKTAEAPPRVLTILTNDVARFTALAQKHGLNVTSASQAMMIVDMATQDTEDPWLSDDDLNLVASELDGVHHAVVRSGDTVAASGRVFVVGETAVFDKIVVQPEFQRRGLGSFIMKALAAQAIGPDVENGLLLASIDGQKLYSHLGWSTVCRVLLLSTSDEGADLSVG, encoded by the coding sequence ATGAGTCCGGACGCCTTGGTTGAAGACATCACACGCCTTCTTGAAGTCTGGGTAGCTGGCTGGGCCGGCTGCCGCGGTTACCAGACAACGGTTGAGGGCCGATTCCCCGCCGCACTGCGGGCCGACACCACCGGGGAATGGGAATACTTCGCCCACGACCCCTCCGCTGACGAGTTCGCGGCCCTGGCTGCGAAGACTGCCGAGGCACCGCCGAGGGTCCTGACCATCCTCACCAACGACGTTGCCCGTTTCACGGCGCTGGCCCAGAAACACGGCCTGAACGTCACGTCCGCATCGCAGGCCATGATGATTGTGGACATGGCCACCCAGGACACGGAAGATCCGTGGCTCTCCGACGACGACCTGAACCTGGTCGCCTCCGAACTTGACGGCGTCCACCACGCGGTGGTCCGATCGGGTGACACGGTGGCGGCGAGCGGCAGGGTGTTTGTAGTGGGCGAGACGGCGGTGTTCGACAAGATTGTTGTCCAACCCGAGTTCCAGCGTCGCGGCCTGGGCAGCTTCATCATGAAGGCCCTTGCGGCGCAGGCCATCGGACCGGATGTGGAGAACGGCCTGCTGCTGGCCTCCATCGACGGCCAGAAGCTGTACTCCCACCTGGGATGGTCCACTGTTTGCCGCGTGCTTTTGTTGTCCACCTCCGATGAGGGTGCTGACCTTTCCGTGGGGTGA
- a CDS encoding rhodanese-related sulfurtransferase, translating into MALNRIVLFYGFTPIADPDAVRLWQRALCEKLGLTGRILLSKDGINATVGGEIGAVKQYVKTTREYRGFHGIDVKWSDGGAEDFPRLSVKVRDEIVSFGAPGELKVDEHGVVGGGTHLKPEELHELVEATKQAGEDVVFFDGRNAFEAQIGKFKDAIVPDVATTHDFIKELDSGKYDALKDKPVVTYCTGGIRCEVLSSLMVNRGFKQVYQLDGGIVRYGETFKDKGLWEGSLYVFDKRMHLEFSEDAQTIGECVRCAAPTSKFENCSNPSCRTLTLYCTECAASPETLRCPEGCAA; encoded by the coding sequence GTGGCTTTGAACCGAATTGTGCTCTTTTACGGCTTTACTCCCATCGCTGATCCGGACGCGGTGCGGCTCTGGCAGCGTGCCCTGTGCGAAAAACTCGGGCTGACCGGACGCATCCTCCTTTCCAAGGACGGCATCAACGCCACGGTGGGCGGCGAGATCGGCGCGGTCAAGCAGTACGTGAAGACCACACGCGAATACAGGGGCTTCCACGGCATCGACGTGAAATGGTCCGACGGCGGCGCGGAGGACTTCCCGCGGCTGAGCGTTAAGGTCCGGGACGAGATCGTCTCCTTCGGCGCGCCAGGCGAACTCAAGGTGGATGAGCACGGCGTGGTGGGCGGCGGCACCCATCTGAAGCCCGAAGAACTCCACGAACTGGTGGAAGCCACGAAACAGGCCGGCGAGGACGTGGTGTTCTTCGACGGCCGCAACGCCTTCGAGGCCCAGATCGGCAAGTTCAAGGACGCGATCGTCCCTGACGTGGCCACCACCCACGATTTCATCAAGGAGCTCGACTCCGGCAAGTACGACGCCCTCAAGGACAAACCGGTGGTCACCTACTGCACCGGCGGTATCCGCTGCGAGGTGCTCTCCAGCCTGATGGTGAACCGCGGTTTCAAGCAGGTGTACCAGCTCGACGGCGGCATCGTCCGCTATGGCGAAACGTTCAAGGACAAGGGCCTCTGGGAAGGCTCGCTGTACGTGTTCGACAAGCGCATGCACCTGGAATTCAGCGAGGACGCCCAGACCATCGGTGAGTGCGTCCGCTGTGCTGCGCCCACCAGCAAGTTCGAGAACTGCTCCAACCCGAGCTGCCGCACGCTGACCTTGTACTGCACCGAGTGTGCCGCCAGCCCGGAGACGCTGCGCTGCCCCGAAGGCTGCGCGGCCTGA
- a CDS encoding MerR family transcriptional regulator: MDLSIQDVARIAGTTSRTLRHYDDIGLLKPSRTGHNGYRYYNQAALVQLQRILLLRGLGLGLPVISQVLDDEADAAKALTGHLEWLKEEQDRLARQIASVTQTIEAVRGGGEIMAEDMFNGFDHTQYKDEVEERWGKDAYAKGDSWWRGMSTAEKAAWKQRSQQLGEDWIAAATAGIAPDSAEAQAIARRHVEWLTGIPGTPASDARGKGEGKGTGDVQAYVTGLGEMYVADPRFAKNYGGAEGAGFVRDALKIYAAENL; the protein is encoded by the coding sequence ATGGACTTGTCCATCCAGGACGTAGCCCGGATCGCAGGGACCACCAGCAGGACGCTGCGGCACTATGACGACATCGGCCTGCTCAAGCCCAGCCGCACCGGCCACAACGGTTACCGCTACTACAACCAGGCCGCACTGGTGCAGCTCCAGCGCATCCTGCTCCTGCGCGGACTGGGGCTGGGCCTGCCGGTGATCAGCCAGGTGCTCGACGACGAAGCGGACGCAGCGAAGGCGCTCACCGGGCATCTCGAATGGCTGAAGGAGGAACAGGACAGGCTGGCGCGGCAGATCGCGTCGGTCACCCAAACCATCGAAGCAGTGAGAGGAGGTGGCGAAATCATGGCAGAAGACATGTTCAACGGTTTCGACCACACGCAGTACAAGGACGAAGTGGAGGAACGCTGGGGCAAGGACGCCTACGCGAAGGGGGATTCGTGGTGGCGCGGCATGAGCACCGCGGAGAAGGCCGCGTGGAAGCAGCGCTCGCAGCAGCTGGGCGAGGACTGGATCGCCGCCGCCACCGCCGGCATCGCACCGGACAGCGCGGAGGCCCAGGCCATCGCGAGGCGGCACGTCGAATGGCTGACCGGCATCCCGGGCACCCCGGCGTCGGACGCCCGCGGCAAGGGTGAAGGCAAGGGCACCGGTGACGTCCAGGCATACGTCACCGGGCTCGGCGAAATGTACGTTGCTGACCCCCGGTTCGCGAAGAACTACGGCGGCGCGGAGGGTGCCGGCTTCGTCCGGGATGCCCTGAAGATCTACGCGGCGGAGAACCTGTAG
- a CDS encoding DUF7059 domain-containing protein — protein MTDSTLFLAGNTPDAPRSDLPGLLAALAADLRRVDYTLDGVAGLLGESAYRALNRDQIIPALLATESALQNDAAKGDAANGEKTTAALAAVVRLWLLAEPQTRETLDAALPGVRADGLIELGLLEPVPGPDRPGPDRPGQDLVQAKADLRPYGWDANEDGSGGAELWVASDLAAHQQAGMLRHDHVLGIGQASTTLVQTTVRRHVAKALDLGTGCGIQSFHLLHHAEHVTATDISTRALAFTRFNLLLNAAALHLDPQHLEDRVSLRLGSLLEPVAGEEFELVVSNPPFVITPRTLGEAASGQFTYRDGGLPGDDIVSSLVAALPGALAPGGTAQLLGNWEIPAGTEWHERPKSWIGPDADAWFIQREQVGPEQYAETWLQDASESRDRKHYRDAYAAYLADFASRNVAGIGFGMIWLRRPTAGRPAASISRFEEITYLIEQPIGPHLGAAVKRSDWLAANSLADAHLLVADDVTEERHQRPGAEHPGVILLRQGAGLRRTNLLSTELAGFVSACDGDLSVGQIIGALAALLGGSLAGEDGFDGDAFRTGLLDDVANLVSDGFLVPSEPAE, from the coding sequence GTGACTGATTCCACGCTTTTCCTGGCCGGCAACACCCCCGATGCCCCGCGCAGCGACCTCCCCGGGCTGCTGGCGGCGCTCGCCGCGGACCTGCGCCGGGTGGACTACACGCTTGACGGCGTGGCCGGGCTGCTGGGCGAGTCGGCCTACCGCGCGCTGAACCGGGACCAGATCATCCCGGCGCTGCTCGCCACCGAAAGCGCCCTCCAGAATGATGCGGCGAAGGGTGACGCAGCGAACGGTGAGAAGACGACGGCGGCGCTCGCCGCCGTCGTGCGTCTCTGGCTCCTGGCGGAACCGCAGACGCGGGAAACGCTCGACGCCGCCCTGCCGGGAGTACGGGCCGACGGCCTGATCGAGCTGGGGCTGCTCGAGCCCGTGCCCGGCCCAGATCGGCCCGGCCCAGATCGGCCAGGGCAGGACTTGGTGCAGGCGAAAGCGGATCTGCGGCCGTACGGCTGGGACGCCAATGAGGACGGCAGCGGCGGCGCCGAGCTCTGGGTGGCCAGCGACCTCGCCGCGCACCAGCAGGCCGGCATGCTCCGGCACGACCATGTGCTGGGGATCGGGCAGGCGTCCACCACGCTGGTGCAGACCACCGTCCGCCGCCACGTCGCCAAGGCCCTGGACCTGGGTACGGGCTGCGGCATCCAGTCCTTCCACCTCCTGCACCATGCCGAGCACGTGACGGCAACGGACATCTCAACACGGGCGCTGGCCTTCACCCGGTTTAACCTCCTCCTTAATGCCGCGGCCCTGCACCTGGACCCGCAGCACCTGGAGGACCGGGTCAGCCTTCGGCTGGGGTCGCTCCTGGAGCCGGTGGCGGGGGAGGAATTCGAGCTGGTGGTATCCAACCCGCCGTTCGTCATCACCCCGCGGACCCTGGGCGAAGCCGCGTCCGGGCAGTTCACCTATCGTGACGGCGGGCTGCCCGGCGATGACATTGTGTCCTCGCTCGTGGCGGCGCTGCCCGGTGCCCTCGCCCCGGGCGGCACCGCGCAGCTGCTGGGCAACTGGGAAATTCCCGCCGGGACCGAGTGGCACGAGCGGCCCAAGAGCTGGATCGGTCCGGACGCGGATGCCTGGTTCATCCAGCGCGAGCAGGTTGGCCCGGAGCAGTACGCCGAAACCTGGCTGCAGGACGCGTCCGAATCCCGCGACCGGAAGCATTACCGGGACGCCTACGCCGCCTACCTGGCGGACTTCGCGTCCCGGAACGTGGCGGGGATCGGCTTCGGGATGATCTGGCTGCGCCGGCCGACGGCGGGACGACCCGCCGCCTCCATTAGCCGTTTCGAGGAAATCACGTACCTCATTGAGCAGCCCATCGGGCCTCACCTGGGCGCCGCCGTCAAGCGTTCCGACTGGCTGGCCGCCAACAGCCTGGCGGACGCGCACCTGCTCGTGGCGGACGACGTCACGGAGGAGCGCCATCAGCGCCCCGGCGCCGAGCACCCCGGCGTGATCCTGCTGCGCCAGGGTGCGGGCCTGCGCCGGACCAATCTGCTCAGCACCGAACTCGCCGGATTTGTCTCCGCGTGCGACGGTGACCTCTCCGTCGGCCAGATCATCGGAGCCCTTGCCGCGCTGCTCGGCGGGAGCCTCGCCGGGGAGGACGGGTTCGACGGCGACGCGTTCCGGACCGGGCTGCTCGACGACGTCGCGAACCTGGTCAGCGACGGTTTCCTGGTTCCTTCCGAGCCAGCTGAATAG